One region of Enterobacter ludwigii genomic DNA includes:
- the degQ gene encoding serine endoprotease DegQ, whose translation MKKKNQLLSAIALSVGLSLSASFPALAAIPSQVPGQAAIPSLAPMLEKVLPAVVSVQVEGTAVQSQRVPEELKKYFGDEAPDQQAQPFEGLGSGVIIDAAKGYILTNNHVISQADKISVQLNDGREFDAKLIGGDDQSDIALLQVLNPSNLTQITIADSDKLRVGDFAVAVGNPFGLGQTATSGIVSALGRSGLNLEGLENFIQTDASINRGNSGGALLNLNGELIGINTAILAPGGGSIGIGFAIPSNMAKTLAQQLIQFGEIKRGLLGIKGMEMSADIAKAFNINVQRGAFVSEVLPNSGSAKAGVKSGDVIVSLNDKPLSSFAELRSRIATTEPGAKVKLGLIRDGKPLDVEVTLDKSTSSSASAELIAPALQGATLSDGQLKDGTKGISIDTVEKSSPAAQAGLHQDDVIIGVNRNRVQSIAELRKVLESKPAVIALQVMRGNESIYILLR comes from the coding sequence ATGAAGAAAAAAAACCAGCTGTTGAGCGCTATCGCGTTAAGTGTCGGGTTATCTCTCTCGGCGTCCTTCCCTGCCCTTGCCGCCATCCCCTCTCAGGTGCCCGGTCAGGCAGCCATTCCAAGCCTCGCACCGATGCTGGAAAAAGTGTTGCCTGCGGTCGTCAGCGTACAGGTTGAGGGTACGGCTGTACAAAGCCAACGCGTACCGGAAGAACTGAAAAAATATTTTGGCGATGAAGCTCCCGACCAGCAGGCTCAGCCTTTTGAAGGTCTGGGTTCAGGCGTCATTATTGATGCGGCCAAAGGCTATATTCTGACCAACAACCATGTCATCAGCCAGGCCGATAAAATCAGCGTACAGCTTAATGATGGACGTGAATTTGATGCCAAACTGATTGGCGGCGATGACCAGAGCGATATCGCGCTGTTGCAGGTGCTGAACCCGAGCAACCTGACTCAGATTACCATTGCGGACTCCGACAAACTGCGTGTCGGTGATTTTGCCGTTGCCGTGGGTAACCCCTTTGGTTTAGGGCAGACCGCCACCTCCGGGATCGTCTCGGCGCTGGGACGTAGCGGCCTGAATCTGGAGGGGCTGGAAAACTTTATTCAGACGGATGCCTCCATCAACCGTGGGAACTCCGGCGGGGCATTGCTCAACCTGAATGGCGAGCTGATTGGGATTAACACGGCTATTCTGGCCCCTGGCGGCGGCAGCATTGGAATTGGTTTTGCCATCCCCAGTAACATGGCCAAAACGCTTGCCCAGCAGCTGATCCAGTTCGGTGAAATCAAGCGCGGGCTGTTGGGGATCAAGGGAATGGAGATGAGCGCGGATATCGCCAAAGCGTTCAACATCAACGTGCAGCGGGGCGCATTTGTGAGTGAAGTCCTGCCAAACTCCGGTTCGGCAAAAGCCGGCGTGAAATCGGGCGATGTGATCGTCAGCCTGAATGACAAGCCGTTGAGCAGCTTCGCAGAGCTACGTTCACGCATTGCCACGACAGAACCTGGCGCCAAAGTGAAGCTGGGCCTGATTCGTGACGGCAAGCCACTGGACGTTGAAGTCACGCTGGATAAGAGTACCTCGTCATCTGCCAGTGCGGAGCTTATCGCCCCAGCGCTGCAAGGGGCAACGTTAAGCGATGGGCAGTTGAAAGACGGAACGAAGGGCATTAGCATCGACACCGTTGAGAAGAGCAGCCCTGCCGCGCAAGCAGGATTACATCAGGATGATGTCATCATTGGCGTAAACCGTAATCGCGTGCAATCCATTGCCGAGCTGCGCAAGGTGCTGGAAAGTAAACCGGCGGTTATTGCCCTGCAGGTTATGCGTGGCAATGAATCTATCTATATTCTGTTGCGCTAA
- a CDS encoding barstar family protein: MKTYTFDFDEIDSQEDFYREFIRVFDLERESVTNLDTLWDVVTGSLLPLPLEIEFIHLPDKLRRRFGALILLFDEAEEELEGQLRFNARH, translated from the coding sequence ATGAAAACCTATACGTTTGATTTTGACGAGATCGACAGTCAGGAAGACTTCTATCGTGAATTTATCCGCGTGTTTGATCTTGAACGGGAAAGCGTGACGAATCTGGATACCCTGTGGGACGTGGTGACCGGCAGTCTGTTGCCACTCCCGCTGGAGATTGAGTTCATTCATTTACCCGATAAGCTGCGCAGACGTTTTGGCGCACTGATATTACTGTTCGATGAAGCGGAAGAAGAGCTGGAAGGGCAACTGCGTTTTAACGCGCGCCATTGA
- the sspA gene encoding stringent starvation protein A: MAVAANKRSVMTLFSGPTDIYSHQVRIVLAEKGVSFEIEHVEKDNPPQDLIDLNPSQSVPTLVDRELTLWESRIIMEYLDERFPHPPLMPVYPVARGESRLYMQRIEKDWYSLMNVIVSGSSSEADAARKQLREELLAIAPVFGQKPFFLSDEFSLVDCYLAPLLWRLPTLGVEFSGPGAKELKGYMTRVFERDSFLASLTEPEREMRLGRG, translated from the coding sequence ATGGCTGTCGCTGCCAACAAACGTTCGGTAATGACGCTGTTTTCTGGTCCTACTGACATTTATAGCCATCAGGTTCGTATCGTGCTGGCCGAGAAGGGTGTCAGTTTTGAGATCGAGCATGTGGAAAAGGATAACCCACCTCAGGATCTGATCGATCTCAACCCGAGCCAAAGCGTACCGACGCTGGTGGATCGCGAGCTGACCCTGTGGGAATCCCGTATCATTATGGAATATCTGGATGAGCGTTTCCCACATCCGCCGTTGATGCCGGTTTACCCTGTCGCGCGTGGTGAAAGCCGCCTGTACATGCAGCGTATCGAGAAAGACTGGTACTCGCTGATGAACGTTATCGTTAGCGGTTCCTCTTCTGAAGCCGACGCAGCACGTAAGCAACTGCGTGAAGAGCTGCTGGCAATTGCCCCTGTGTTTGGTCAGAAGCCATTCTTCCTGAGCGATGAGTTCAGCCTGGTGGATTGCTATCTGGCACCGCTGCTGTGGCGTCTGCCGACTCTGGGCGTAGAGTTCAGCGGTCCGGGTGCGAAAGAGCTGAAGGGTTACATGACTCGCGTATTTGAACGTGATTCATTCCTGGCATCGTTAACTGAACCTGAACGTGAAATGCGTCTTGGCCGAGGCTAA
- the rpsI gene encoding 30S ribosomal protein S9 yields the protein MAENQYYGTGRRKSSAARVFIKPGSGKIVINQRSLEQYFGRETARMVVRQPLELVDMVEKLDLYITVKGGGISGQAGAIRHGITRALMEYDESLRSELRKAGFVTRDARQVERKKVGLRKARRRPQFSKR from the coding sequence ATGGCTGAAAATCAATACTACGGCACTGGTCGCCGCAAAAGTTCCGCAGCTCGCGTTTTCATCAAACCGGGCAGTGGTAAAATCGTAATCAACCAGCGTTCTCTGGAACAATACTTCGGTCGCGAAACTGCCCGCATGGTAGTTCGCCAGCCGCTGGAACTGGTTGACATGGTAGAAAAACTGGATCTGTACATCACCGTTAAAGGTGGTGGTATCTCCGGTCAGGCAGGTGCGATCCGTCACGGTATCACCCGCGCTCTGATGGAGTACGACGAATCCCTGCGTTCTGAACTGCGTAAAGCTGGCTTCGTTACTCGTGACGCTCGTCAGGTTGAACGTAAGAAAGTGGGTCTGCGTAAAGCACGTCGTCGTCCACAGTTCTCCAAACGTTAA
- the mdh gene encoding malate dehydrogenase, whose translation MKVAVLGAAGGIGQALALLLKTQLPSGSELSLYDIAPVTPGVAVDLSHIPTAVKIKGFSGEDARPALQGADVVLISAGVARKPGMDRSDLFNVNAGIVKNLVQQIAEICPKACIGIITNPVNTTVAIAAEVLKKAGVYDKNKLFGVTTLDIIRSNTFVAELKGKQPTEVEVPVIGGHSGVTILPLLSQIPGVSFTEQEVADLTKRIQNAGTEVVEAKAGGGSATLSMGQAAARFGLSLVRALQGEKGVVECAYVEGDGEHARFFSQPLLLGKNGIEERQPIGKLSAFEQHAMEGMLDTLKKDITLGEEFVNK comes from the coding sequence ATGAAAGTCGCAGTCCTCGGCGCTGCTGGTGGTATCGGCCAGGCGCTTGCCCTACTACTGAAAACTCAACTGCCTTCAGGCTCAGAACTCTCCCTGTACGATATTGCTCCGGTAACCCCAGGTGTGGCGGTTGACCTGAGCCACATCCCGACAGCTGTGAAAATCAAAGGCTTCTCCGGTGAAGATGCGCGTCCTGCTCTGCAGGGTGCCGACGTGGTGCTGATTTCTGCAGGCGTGGCGCGTAAGCCCGGTATGGATCGTTCAGACCTGTTCAATGTCAACGCTGGCATCGTGAAAAACCTGGTGCAGCAGATCGCTGAAATCTGCCCGAAAGCGTGCATCGGTATCATCACTAACCCGGTGAACACCACTGTTGCTATCGCGGCAGAAGTGCTGAAGAAAGCCGGTGTTTACGATAAAAACAAACTGTTCGGCGTGACCACGCTGGATATTATCCGTTCCAACACCTTTGTTGCTGAGCTGAAAGGCAAACAGCCAACAGAAGTGGAAGTTCCGGTTATTGGTGGCCACTCAGGCGTCACCATTCTGCCTCTGCTGTCGCAGATCCCTGGCGTTAGCTTCACCGAGCAGGAAGTGGCTGACCTGACCAAACGTATCCAGAACGCGGGCACCGAAGTGGTGGAAGCGAAGGCGGGTGGCGGTTCTGCAACTCTGTCTATGGGCCAGGCGGCTGCACGTTTCGGTCTGTCACTGGTTCGCGCTCTGCAGGGTGAGAAAGGCGTTGTTGAATGCGCTTACGTTGAAGGCGACGGCGAACACGCTCGCTTCTTCTCTCAACCGCTGCTGCTGGGTAAAAATGGTATCGAAGAACGTCAGCCTATCGGCAAACTGAGCGCGTTTGAACAACACGCGATGGAAGGCATGCTGGATACCCTGAAGAAAGATATCACCCTGGGCGAAGAGTTCGTTAACAAGTAA
- the rplM gene encoding 50S ribosomal protein L13, translating into MKTFTAKPETVQRDWYVVDATGKTLGRLATELARRLRGKHKAEYTPHVDTGDYIIVLNADKVAVTGNKRTDKMYYHHTGHIGGIKEATFEEMIARRPERVIEIAVKGMLPKGPLGRAMFRKLKVYAGNEHNHAAQQPQVLDI; encoded by the coding sequence ATGAAAACTTTTACAGCTAAACCAGAAACCGTACAGCGCGACTGGTATGTTGTTGACGCGACCGGTAAAACTCTGGGCCGTCTGGCTACTGAACTGGCTCGTCGCCTGCGCGGTAAGCATAAAGCGGAATACACTCCGCACGTTGATACCGGTGATTACATCATCGTTCTGAACGCTGATAAAGTTGCTGTAACCGGCAACAAGCGTACTGACAAAATGTACTACCACCACACCGGCCACATCGGTGGTATCAAAGAAGCGACCTTTGAAGAGATGATTGCTCGCCGTCCTGAGCGTGTGATTGAAATCGCGGTTAAAGGCATGCTGCCAAAAGGCCCGCTGGGTCGTGCTATGTTCCGTAAACTGAAAGTTTACGCAGGTAACGAGCACAACCACGCGGCACAGCAACCGCAAGTTCTTGACATCTAA
- the yhcN gene encoding peroxide/acid stress response protein YhcN, with the protein MNIKTTVAALSVLSVLSFGAFAADSINADQAQSRQAIGTVSVGAIGTSPMDMHEMLNKKAEEQGASSYRIIEARSGDHWHATAELYK; encoded by the coding sequence ATGAACATTAAAACTACTGTAGCGGCGCTGAGCGTCCTGTCTGTCCTGTCATTCGGTGCTTTCGCTGCTGATTCAATCAATGCTGACCAGGCGCAATCCCGCCAGGCAATCGGTACGGTTTCTGTCGGTGCAATCGGTACGTCCCCGATGGACATGCATGAGATGCTGAACAAGAAAGCGGAAGAACAGGGTGCATCATCCTACCGCATCATTGAAGCTCGTTCAGGTGACCACTGGCACGCTACTGCTGAGCTGTACAAATAA
- a CDS encoding DUF1043 family protein, producing the protein MTWEYALIGLVVGIVIGAVAMRFGNRKLRQQQSLQYELEKNKAELEEYREELVSHFARSAELLDNMATDYRQLYQHMAKSSSSLLPEMTAETNPFRNRLADSEAGNDQAPVQMPRDYSDGASGLLRGGVKRD; encoded by the coding sequence ATGACCTGGGAATATGCGCTAATCGGTTTAGTCGTCGGCATCGTCATCGGTGCTGTGGCCATGCGTTTCGGTAATCGCAAATTGCGTCAGCAGCAGTCACTGCAGTACGAACTGGAAAAGAACAAAGCGGAACTGGAAGAGTATCGTGAAGAGCTGGTCAGCCACTTTGCCCGTAGCGCCGAGCTGCTGGACAACATGGCGACCGACTATCGTCAGCTGTATCAACATATGGCAAAAAGCTCCAGCAGCCTGCTGCCGGAAATGACCGCGGAAACCAATCCGTTCCGCAACCGTCTGGCAGACTCTGAAGCCGGTAACGATCAGGCGCCCGTCCAGATGCCTCGTGACTATTCAGATGGCGCGTCAGGCCTGCTGCGTGGCGGTGTAAAACGCGATTAA
- a CDS encoding cell division protein ZapE, with product MQNLSPASRYQLALNDGTHQADDVQREAVSRLEMIYQELTAKPAEVEQNGGLKAAFGRLLGKKAPQAHAPVRGLYMWGGVGRGKTWLMDLFYLSLPGERKQRLHFHRFMLRVHEELTALQGKSDPLEIVADRFKAETDVLCFDEFFVSDITDAMLLGGLMKALFARGITLVATSNIPPDELYRNGLQRARFLPAIDAIKQYCDIMNVDAGVDYRLRTLTQAHLWLSPLNAETTHQMDKLWLALAGAKRENAPELEINHRPLPTLGVENQTLAVSFTTLCVDARSQHDYIALSRLFHTVMVLDVPVMTRLMESEARRFIALVDEFYERHVKLVISAEVPLYEIYQGERLKFEFQRCLSRLQEMQSEEYLKLEHMP from the coding sequence ATGCAAAACCTGTCCCCTGCATCGCGTTATCAACTGGCCCTTAACGACGGCACTCATCAAGCTGATGACGTTCAACGTGAGGCGGTAAGCCGTCTGGAGATGATTTATCAGGAACTCACGGCAAAACCCGCTGAAGTCGAACAGAATGGTGGGCTAAAGGCGGCATTTGGGCGGTTGCTCGGTAAAAAAGCACCACAGGCTCATGCTCCTGTACGCGGCTTATATATGTGGGGCGGCGTAGGGCGCGGAAAAACCTGGCTGATGGATCTGTTTTATCTGAGTCTGCCGGGCGAACGTAAGCAGCGTCTGCATTTCCATCGTTTTATGCTGCGGGTTCATGAAGAGCTAACTGCACTGCAGGGCAAAAGCGATCCGCTTGAGATTGTGGCCGACAGGTTTAAGGCGGAAACGGACGTGCTTTGCTTTGACGAATTTTTTGTTTCTGACATCACCGATGCCATGCTGCTGGGCGGCCTGATGAAAGCGCTGTTTGCACGCGGGATTACGCTGGTTGCCACATCGAACATCCCGCCGGACGAGCTGTACCGCAACGGTCTGCAGCGCGCACGTTTCCTGCCTGCCATCGACGCCATCAAGCAGTATTGTGACATTATGAATGTGGATGCCGGGGTGGATTACCGGCTGCGTACGTTGACCCAGGCGCACCTGTGGCTCTCACCGCTGAACGCCGAGACAACCCATCAAATGGATAAACTCTGGCTGGCGCTGGCGGGGGCAAAACGTGAAAACGCTCCGGAGCTTGAGATTAACCACCGCCCGTTGCCCACGCTTGGCGTAGAGAATCAAACGCTGGCCGTCTCCTTCACAACACTTTGTGTGGATGCCCGCAGCCAGCACGACTATATTGCGCTTTCACGCCTGTTCCATACCGTGATGGTGCTGGACGTTCCGGTCATGACGCGGCTGATGGAGAGCGAAGCACGACGCTTCATTGCGCTGGTGGATGAATTTTATGAGCGGCACGTCAAGCTGGTGATTAGCGCTGAGGTACCTTTATATGAGATCTACCAGGGAGAGCGGCTGAAGTTCGAGTTCCAGCGTTGCCTCTCGCGTCTGCAGGAGATGCAGAGCGAGGAATACCTCAAGCTTGAGCATATGCCATAA
- the yhcN gene encoding peroxide/acid stress response protein YhcN encodes MKTKLIIATLGLASVLSFGASAAVQQVNADQAQNLQPMGSVSVTSVTGSPMDIRHELAAKAEKAGASSYRVTELNQGDHWHATAELYK; translated from the coding sequence ATGAAAACCAAATTGATCATCGCAACCCTCGGTCTGGCCTCAGTTCTCTCTTTCGGCGCAAGTGCAGCCGTACAGCAAGTGAATGCCGACCAGGCACAAAATCTGCAGCCTATGGGCAGTGTATCCGTAACGTCTGTCACTGGTTCACCAATGGATATTCGTCACGAACTGGCCGCAAAAGCTGAAAAAGCAGGTGCCAGCAGCTATCGTGTCACCGAACTGAATCAGGGTGACCACTGGCATGCTACGGCAGAACTGTATAAATAA
- the sspB gene encoding ClpXP protease specificity-enhancing factor: MEMSQLTPRRPYLLRAFYEWLLDNQLTPHLVVDVTLPGVLVPMEYARDGQIVLNIAPRAVGNLELANDEVRFNARFGGVPRQVSVPLAAVLAIYARENGAGTMFEPEAAYDEDVASLNDDNASDERESDTVMSLIDGDKPDHHDDNDPDDDPPPRGGRPALRVVK, from the coding sequence GTGGAAATGTCACAACTTACCCCACGCCGTCCGTATCTGCTGCGCGCCTTCTATGAATGGCTGCTGGATAACCAGCTCACGCCGCACCTGGTTGTGGATGTGACGTTGCCGGGCGTGCTGGTTCCTATGGAATATGCGCGTGACGGACAGATCGTGCTGAACATCGCGCCGCGCGCGGTGGGCAACCTGGAACTGGCCAACGACGAAGTGCGCTTTAATGCGCGCTTTGGCGGTGTGCCGCGTCAGGTGTCCGTTCCTCTGGCTGCGGTACTGGCGATCTACGCGCGTGAAAACGGCGCAGGCACGATGTTTGAGCCGGAAGCAGCATACGACGAGGATGTTGCCAGCCTGAATGATGACAACGCATCCGATGAGCGCGAAAGCGACACGGTGATGTCGCTTATTGATGGCGATAAACCCGATCATCATGACGACAATGATCCTGATGACGATCCGCCTCCGCGCGGTGGTCGTCCGGCTCTTCGCGTCGTCAAATAA
- the degS gene encoding outer membrane-stress sensor serine endopeptidase DegS: protein MLLKLLRSIVIGLIVAGLLLAAMPSLRQFNKLTAPQFDSTDETPATYNQAVRRAAPAVVNVYNRGLNSSTHNQLEIRTLGSGVIMDERGYIITNKHVINDADQIIVALQDGRVFEALLVGSDSLTDLAVLKINATGGLPIIPINRKRTPHIGDVVLAIGNPYNLGQTITQGIISATGRIGLNPSGRQNFLQTDASINRGNSGGALVNSLGELMGINTLSFDKSNDGETPEGIGFAIPFQLATKIMDKLIRDGRVIRGYIGIGGREIAPMHNQGGGIDQIQGIVVNEVSPGGPADNAGIQVNDVIVSVNGTPAVSALETMDQVAEIRPGSIIPVEVMRNDKKLTLQVTVQEYPATN, encoded by the coding sequence ATGCTTTTAAAGCTCTTACGTTCAATTGTCATCGGTTTGATTGTCGCTGGCCTGCTGCTGGCGGCAATGCCGTCTTTACGTCAGTTTAATAAACTGACGGCTCCCCAGTTCGACAGTACGGATGAAACGCCGGCCACCTACAACCAGGCCGTTCGCCGTGCAGCACCTGCCGTGGTTAATGTCTATAACCGCGGCCTTAATAGCTCAACCCATAACCAACTGGAGATCCGCACCCTCGGCTCCGGGGTGATTATGGACGAGCGCGGCTACATTATTACCAACAAGCACGTGATTAACGATGCCGACCAGATTATCGTTGCCCTGCAGGATGGCCGCGTGTTTGAGGCATTACTCGTGGGGTCTGACAGCCTGACCGACCTGGCCGTCCTGAAAATCAACGCCACGGGAGGTTTGCCGATCATTCCCATTAATCGTAAACGTACCCCTCACATTGGCGATGTCGTCCTGGCTATCGGTAACCCTTATAACCTGGGCCAGACGATTACCCAGGGAATTATCAGTGCGACGGGTCGTATTGGCCTCAACCCCTCCGGGCGGCAGAACTTCCTGCAAACCGATGCGTCGATCAACCGCGGTAACTCCGGCGGTGCGCTGGTTAACTCACTGGGTGAGCTGATGGGTATCAATACCCTCTCGTTCGACAAGAGCAACGACGGCGAGACACCGGAAGGGATCGGCTTTGCCATTCCGTTCCAGTTGGCGACCAAAATTATGGATAAACTGATCCGTGATGGACGGGTGATCCGTGGTTATATCGGAATAGGTGGCCGTGAAATTGCACCAATGCATAACCAGGGCGGCGGTATTGATCAGATTCAGGGCATCGTGGTCAACGAGGTATCACCTGGCGGCCCGGCAGACAACGCGGGAATTCAGGTTAACGATGTCATTGTGTCAGTTAATGGTACGCCAGCGGTCTCGGCACTGGAGACCATGGACCAGGTCGCAGAGATCCGACCGGGCTCTATTATCCCTGTTGAAGTCATGCGCAATGATAAGAAACTCACGCTGCAGGTGACGGTTCAGGAATACCCGGCAACAAACTGA
- the gltD gene encoding glutamate synthase subunit GltD produces MSQNVYQFIDLQRVDPPKKPLKIRKIEFVEIYEPFSEGQAKAQADRCLSCGNPYCEWKCPVHNYIPNWLKLANEGRIFEAAELSHQTNTLPEVCGRVCPQDRLCEGSCTLNDEFGAVTIGNIERYINDKAFEMGWRPDMTGVKQTDKRVAIIGAGPAGLACADVLTRNGVKAVVFDRHPEIGGLLTFGIPAFKLEKEVMTRRREIFTGMGIEFKLNVEVGRDVQLDDLLKDYDAVFLGVGTYQSMRGGLENEDAPGVYDALPFLIANTKQIMGYGETADEPFVSMEGKRVVVLGGGDTAMDCVRTSIRQNAAHVICAYRRDEENMPGSKREVKNAREEGVEFQFNIQPLGIEVNANGKVSGVKMARTEMGAPDAKGRRRAEIVAGSEHVIPADAVVMAFGFRPHSMEWLAKHSVELDSQGRVIAPEGSDNAFQTSNPKIFAGGDIVRGSDLVVTAIAEGRKAADGILNYLEV; encoded by the coding sequence ATGAGTCAGAACGTATACCAGTTTATCGACCTGCAGCGTGTTGATCCGCCAAAGAAACCGCTGAAAATCCGTAAAATTGAATTTGTCGAAATCTATGAGCCGTTTTCAGAAGGCCAGGCCAAAGCACAGGCAGACCGCTGCCTGTCCTGCGGTAACCCTTACTGCGAATGGAAATGTCCGGTACATAACTACATCCCGAACTGGCTGAAGCTGGCCAACGAGGGGCGTATCTTTGAAGCCGCCGAGCTGTCTCACCAGACTAACACCCTGCCGGAAGTGTGCGGCCGCGTGTGTCCTCAGGACCGTCTGTGTGAAGGCTCCTGTACGCTGAACGACGAGTTTGGCGCAGTGACCATCGGTAACATTGAGCGTTATATCAACGATAAAGCGTTTGAGATGGGCTGGCGTCCGGATATGACCGGCGTGAAGCAAACCGACAAGCGCGTGGCAATCATCGGCGCGGGCCCGGCGGGCCTGGCCTGTGCGGACGTGCTGACCCGCAACGGCGTGAAGGCGGTAGTCTTTGACCGTCATCCGGAGATCGGCGGTCTGCTGACCTTCGGTATCCCGGCCTTCAAGCTGGAAAAAGAGGTCATGACCCGTCGTCGTGAAATCTTTACCGGCATGGGTATCGAGTTCAAACTGAATGTGGAAGTAGGCCGCGATGTGCAGCTCGACGATCTGCTGAAAGATTACGATGCCGTATTCCTGGGCGTGGGCACCTATCAGTCCATGCGCGGTGGTCTGGAGAACGAAGACGCGCCGGGCGTTTACGACGCTCTGCCGTTCCTGATTGCTAACACCAAGCAGATCATGGGCTACGGCGAAACCGCCGATGAGCCGTTCGTCAGCATGGAAGGCAAACGCGTTGTCGTACTGGGCGGTGGTGATACGGCGATGGACTGCGTGCGTACCTCTATTCGTCAGAATGCCGCGCACGTGATCTGCGCCTACCGTCGTGACGAAGAGAACATGCCGGGCTCTAAACGCGAAGTGAAAAACGCGCGTGAAGAGGGCGTGGAGTTCCAGTTCAACATCCAGCCTCTGGGTATCGAAGTGAATGCCAACGGTAAAGTGAGCGGCGTGAAGATGGCGCGTACTGAGATGGGTGCGCCGGATGCGAAAGGCCGTCGTCGCGCCGAGATCGTAGCCGGTTCTGAGCATGTGATCCCGGCCGATGCCGTCGTGATGGCGTTCGGTTTCCGCCCTCACAGCATGGAGTGGCTGGCGAAGCACAGCGTGGAGCTGGACTCTCAGGGCCGCGTCATTGCACCTGAAGGCAGCGACAATGCTTTCCAGACCAGCAATCCGAAAATCTTCGCCGGTGGCGATATCGTTCGCGGTTCTGACCTGGTGGTCACCGCGATTGCCGAGGGTCGTAAGGCGGCAGACGGTATACTGAACTACCTGGAAGTGTAA
- the argR gene encoding transcriptional regulator ArgR, translating into MRSSSKQEELVKAFKALLKEEKFSSQGEIVQALQEQGFDNINQSKVSRMLTKFGAVRTRNAKMEMVYCLPAELGVPTTSSPLKNLVLDIDYNDAVVVIHTSPGAAQLIARLLDSLGKAEGILGTIAGDDTIFTTPANGFSVKDLYEAILVLFEQEL; encoded by the coding sequence ATGCGAAGCTCGTCTAAGCAAGAAGAATTAGTAAAGGCGTTTAAAGCGCTACTCAAAGAAGAGAAATTCAGTTCTCAGGGAGAAATTGTTCAGGCGTTACAGGAACAAGGTTTCGATAACATCAATCAGTCGAAAGTCTCCCGCATGTTAACCAAATTTGGCGCGGTGCGTACCCGTAACGCCAAAATGGAGATGGTCTATTGCCTGCCAGCTGAACTTGGCGTGCCGACGACCTCCAGCCCGCTGAAGAATTTGGTTCTGGATATCGACTATAACGACGCCGTCGTAGTGATCCACACCAGCCCTGGCGCTGCGCAGTTGATTGCTCGCCTGCTGGATTCCTTAGGTAAAGCGGAAGGTATTCTCGGTACAATCGCTGGGGACGACACCATCTTTACCACCCCGGCAAATGGTTTCTCCGTCAAAGACCTCTACGAGGCAATTCTGGTTCTGTTCGAACAGGAACTCTAA